CCTACGATCAAATCGTGGGGGAAGTTTTCATGCGGTTCAATTTTATATTGCACATGATATATTTCAGGAGGTTTTTCCATAAAAAACGAAAGCGGTACGGTGAAAACGGTTTCAACCTCAGCTAGATTAGGCGTAATCTTCTGAAGGTTACTGACAAGGCCTGCAAACGGATACACAATCATCCCAAATGGAGATACCAAATAATCAATTGGATACACGTGAGAGATATCATCCTTCCCCAATCCAAGCTCCTCATTCGTTTCCCTCAGCGCTGCCGCCTGCTCATCTCGATCCAATTTGTCTATTTTTCCGCCAGGAAAACAAATATCCCCGGGCTGCCGCCTTAATTTGTGCGAGCGCTCTTCAAAAAGAACGTGCATTCCATCTTCTTTTTCTATTAACGGCACTAAGACCGCATACTTT
This genomic stretch from Peribacillus muralis harbors:
- a CDS encoding NUDIX hydrolase; translated protein: MKSEDITKKLIVHTPEILGSGNFSKYAVLVPLIEKEDGMHVLFEERSHKLRRQPGDICFPGGKIDKLDRDEQAAALRETNEELGLGKDDISHVYPIDYLVSPFGMIVYPFAGLVSNLQKITPNLAEVETVFTVPLSFFMEKPPEIYHVQYKIEPHENFPHDLIVGGENYKWQPKQMEEYFYLYGDRVIWGMTAKILTHFIDILR